From Pempheris klunzingeri isolate RE-2024b chromosome 16, fPemKlu1.hap1, whole genome shotgun sequence, a single genomic window includes:
- the zc3h12ab gene encoding ribonuclease ZC3H12A, protein MNAEVTLFSPEHPWTKTPHTTSLNHTDGHTCAWLFPTLLLAPSFARSSCESMFPREPDPSSDLQHPEAQLDFFHKLGYSTAQVQAVQQKFGPNMDTDKVLGELVMIGASREAKQGPVTTMSVLVPKGDVQAEGPTLLLPFTAPSPQSREESSEDEDALRPIVIDGSNVAMSHGNKEVFSCLGIQLAVNFFLDRGHTEITVFVPSWRKEQPRPDVPITDQHILRDLERKKILVFTPSRRVGGKRVVCNDDLFIVKEAYESDGIIVSNDMYRDLQGEKPMWKRFIEERLLMYSFVNNKFMPPDDPLGRHGPTLENFLRRFPKTQKKKPCPYGKKCTYGIKCKFHHPERAKQSNRSVADELRDNAKHPSTALKSSSARSSPVPGQSLSLVEDMAKKLTLGYESSSIKKDHKHEHVAQVKTSHRSSKRATSRKEKISQPSSYDHSSVRHSGSQEQLDSGLGSIDSQPVETPWCMCENKYGAVYGSSQHTHSVRQQFGPPRSSPCSCCSHGPSSPGAAPALQHYNQHYSLGPASSDRIPYSLPHYPGYGAYPVSVPAYSQPTGRQHSRAPGHHQQQYWSDPFGAHPPVHSQLGERSQWEPPQGTQPSPSGGGEREVVRKKLLAIFSAHLVDTAMDMFPQQMDPQMLVAEILMLQSQNRSLR, encoded by the exons ATGAATGCTGAGGTTACTCTCTTCTCACCTGAACACCCGTGGACTAAAACCCCCCACACGACCTCTCTGAACCACACAGACGGTCACACTTGTGCATGGCTCTTCCCTACACTCCTCTTGGCTCCAAGCTTCGCCCGTTCCTCCTGTGAGAGCATGTTTCCCCGCGAACCCGACCCTTCCTCGGACCTGCAGCACCCGGAGGCCCAGCTGGACTTCTTCCACAAACTCGGGTACTCCACGGCTCAGGTTCAGGCAGTTCAGCAGAAGTTTGGCCCCAACATGGACACAGATAAAGTCCTGGGGGAGCTGGTCATGATCGGGGCCAGTCGGGAGGCCAAGCAGGGGCCGGTGACCACGATGTCGGTGCTGGTACCCAAAGGGGACGTCCAGGCTGAGGGCCCCACGCTGCTGCTGCCCTTTACTGCCCCGTCtcctcagagcagagaggagagcagcgaGGATGAGGATGCCCTGAGACCCATTGTTATAGATGGGAGCAACGTGGCCATGAG ccatGGGAACAAGGAAGTTTTCTCCTGTCTGGGAATCCAGTTGGCTGTGAATTTCTTCCTGGACAGAGGTCACACTGAAATCACTGTGTTTGTTCCCTCGTGGAGGAAGGAGCAGCCCAGGCCAGACGTTCCCATCACAG ATCAGCACATTCTGCGAGacctggagaggaagaagattCTGGTTTTCACACCGTCGCGACGTGTCGGAGGCAAACGGGTGGTCTGTAATGACGACCTCTTCATCGTCAAGGAGGCTTACGAGTCTGACGGCATTATCGTGTCCAACGACATGTACCGGGACCTTCAGGGAGAAAAGCCCATGTGGAAGCGCTTCATAGAGGAGAGGCTGCTCATGTACTCCTTTGTTAACAACAA GTTTATGCCTCCTGATGATCCTCTTGGCCGCCATGGACCAACACTGGAGAACTTCCTGCGGAGGTTTCCAAAGactcagaaaaaaaagccatgCCCCTATG GAAAGAAATGTACTTATGGAATCAAATGTAAATTCCACCATCCTGAGAGAGCCAAACAGTCCAATCGCTCGGTTGCCGATGAGCTTCGGGACAACGCTAAGCACCCGTCCACGGCTCTGAAATCATCTTCAGCTCGCTCTAGTCCTGTGCCTGGACAGAGCCTCTCGTTGGTGGAGGATATGGCAAAGAAACTGACTCTGGGGTACGAGAGTAGCTCCATAAAGAAAGAtcataaacatgaacatgtaGCTCAGGTGAAGACGAGTCACCGCTCCAGTAAGAGGGCCACATCTAGAAAGGAGAAGATCAGCCAACCCTCGTCTTATGACCACAGCTCAGTGCGGCATAGTGGCTCTCAGGAGCAGCTGGACTCTGGTTTAGGCTCCATAGACAGCCAGCCAGTGGAGACTCCttggtgtatgtgtgaaaacaaGTATGGGGCGGTGTACGGGAGCTCTCAGCATACTCACAGTGTAAGACAACAGTTTGGTCCTCCTAGAAGCTCGCcatgcagctgctgctcacatgGCCCTTCCTCCCCAGGGGCCGCACCAGCTCTCCAGCACTACAACCAGCATTACAGCCTCGGACCTGCCAGCTCTGACAGGATCCCCTACAGCCTGCCTCATTACCCCGGCTACGGTGCATACCCAGTCAGCGTGCCAGCGTACAGTCAGCCGACAGGCCGACAGCACAGCAGAGCCCCCggccaccaccagcagcagtaTTGGTCTGACCCATTCGGGGCTCATCCTCCGGTCCACAGCCAGCTGGGGGAGCGCTCACAGTGGGAGCCTCCTCAGGGGACACAACCAAGTCCCAgtggggggggagagagagaagtcgTCCGGAAGAAGCTCCTCGCTATCTTCAGCGCCCATTTGGTGGACACGGCCATGGACAtgtttcctcagcagatggatcCGCAGATGCTGGTTGCAGAGATCCTCATGCTTCAGAGTCAGAACAGGTCGCTGAGATGA
- the LOC139215814 gene encoding uncharacterized protein, with protein sequence MVMFSGESFSRITSCSASWRGFNDNPEVDPRLYNLNWMKSIPDDTPVSAISIPGTHESLSLYGGPLATCQVWNLEKQLKMGLRYFDLHAGIWLPNQKHIYIRDSHWMFWQHTDFGEVLKIIFSFLKDHGSETGCLGVLCVNFPSADLIKNIIQLKPCNCGEAPVSESLTSGKDAKLSSESAPKPQSPSSGQDSELTPEPSPDSEPPSEPTPVPAPVPESLTSGKDAKLSSESAPKPEPLTSEQDSESTPESASASESPKSEKDFGPTAEPWPATESPTSGTYTRITSIWAGFRTDI encoded by the exons GTCATGTTCAGCGGTGAAAGCTTTTCAAG AATAACCTCCTGCTCAGCTTCATGGAGAGGTTTCAATGATAACCCAGAAGTAGATCCTAGACTTTATAATCTGAACTGGATGAAGTCTATACCTGATGACACTCCAGTATCTGCTATCTCCATTCCTGGAACACATGAAAGCTTATCTTTATATGGAGGACCACTTGCTACATGTCAAGTTTGGAACTTGGAAAAGCAACTTAAAATGGGACTCCGGTATTTTGATCTACATGCTGGGATTTGGTTGCCTAaccaaaaacatatttatattagGGATAGTCACTGGATGTTTTGGCAACACACTGATTTTGGTGAAGTCCTGAAgatcattttcagtttcttaAAAGACCATGGTAGTGAGACT GGTTGCTTAGGTGTCTTATGTGTGAACTTCCCAAGTGCTGATCTTATTAAAAACATCATTCAACTCAAACCATGCAATTGTGGTGAAG CACCTGTATCAGAATCACTAACATCTGGAAAGGATGCCAAACTCTCCTCTGAATCAGCACCTAAACCACAATCACCATCATCTGGGCAGGATTCAGAACTGACACCTGAACCATCACCT GATTCAGAACCCCCTTCTGAACCAACCCCTGTACCAGCACCTGTACCAGAATCACTAACATCTGGAAAGGATGCCAAACTCTCCTCTGAATCAGCACCTAAACCAGAACCACTAACATCTGAGCAGGATTCAGAATCAACACCTGAATCAGCATCTGCATCAGAATCACCAAAATCTGAGAAAGATTTTGGACCAACTGCTGAACCATGGCCTGCAACAGAATCACCAACATCAGG CACCTACACCAGAATCACCAGCATCTGGGCAGGATTCAGAACTGACATCTGA
- the smim13 gene encoding small integral membrane protein 13, with product MWQSVGLTLLVIVATLVCALLFMLFGWYVVWQLFLSKFKFLRELVGDASTPQAETQPSEAKSERTANAPTRNRPRTARQRVASPENTS from the exons ATGTGGCAAAGTGTCGGGCTCACACTGCTGGTCATTGTGGCCACACTGGTCTGTGCGCTGCTCTTCATGCTGTTTG GTTGGTATGTAGTCTGGCAGCTCTTCCTGTCCAAGTTCAAGTTCCTGCGCGAACTTGTCGGGGACGCCAGCACCCCGCAGGCCGAAACGCAGCCGTCCGAAGCCAAGAGCGAACGCACAGCTAATGCGCCGACGCGGAATCGGCCCAGGACTGCACGCCAAAGAGTCGCCTCTCCAGAGAACACGTCATAG